One stretch of Armigeres subalbatus isolate Guangzhou_Male chromosome 2, GZ_Asu_2, whole genome shotgun sequence DNA includes these proteins:
- the LOC134215435 gene encoding uncharacterized protein LOC134215435: protein MSTLNTNLRICTSCRLNVDKRAICISSVEQSAGSSKTTATEELPDVSTTTEELPEVLSAESLATVPSAKSVSTNQSEDECIQKVNIERFNEGIAGIKVTPIKWSKTDYVYYPEKKYREINEAVRRNLFKLGPDDVENTDYDELCIAR from the exons atgtccacattgaatacaaatttacgcatttgcacgtcctgccgtctaaacgttgacaaaagagcaatctgtatatcatcggttgagcagagcgcaggaagttcgaaaacgacagcaactgaggaattgccagatgtatcgacaacaactgaggaattaccagaagtattaagtgctgagagccttgccaccgtaccatcagcgaaatctgtttcaacaaatcaatcggaagatgagtgtatccaaaaggtcaacatcgaacgctttaacgagggcatagctgggataaaagtgactccgattaaatggagtaagacggactacgtttattacccggagaaaaaataccgtgaaataaacgaagctgtacgaagaaacctcttcaaattaggacctgatgatgtggaaaatacagactacgatgag ctttgtattgcaagatga